Genomic segment of Gloeocapsa sp. DLM2.Bin57:
TATTGACCGAATCTATCATATTTACTACGTTTTTCTGCATCTGAGAGAATTTCGTAAGCTTCGCTAATCTCTTTAAAACGCGCTTCAGCTACTTTATCTCCTGGATTGCGATCGGGATGGTATTTGAGGGCTAATTTGCGAAAAGTTTTTTTAATTTCTTCAGGAGTAGCTGTTTTACTCACTCCTAGAGTAGCATAATAATCCTTGAAATTAGTAGAAGCCATTTGCCCATATCTCCTCAACAATCAATACCATCATAATTTAAGCTTAACAAAAACAGTCTCTGCTACAGGTTCGGTTACCACTATTTTTAGCTTAACCGCGAGAAGCCTCAAGCTTTATTTTCTCAAATAAGCGTGAGATGAATCGCGTCCTTATTTTATTTCATCTTGATTCTGTATATAAGTTTTAAGGGTTGAAATAGTAACACCACCACAACTAGCCACAAAATATGAACCATTCCAAAATACATCTTTATGGTAGCTTTGCTCTATCTCAGGGAATTCTTGTCTTAACCTTCTACT
This window contains:
- a CDS encoding IS200/IS605 family transposase; the encoded protein is SRRLRQEFPEIEQSYHKDVFWNGSYFVASCGGVTISTLKTYIQNQDEIK